A region of Halosolutus amylolyticus DNA encodes the following proteins:
- a CDS encoding FAD-binding oxidoreductase: protein MSLNAPVDESEYETLDHQIHGAVLQPGDDGYDEARSIWNATIDREPAVVVRPTGTADVVTAVAFARKYDLPLSVKGGGHNVAGNAICDDGLTIDFSSMTSVRVDPEAQTARVGPGATMADLDHETQAFGLATPGGVISTTGVAGVTLGGGIGWLSRKYGLSIDNLRSVDVVTADGEPVRASDEENQELFWAIRGGSGNFGIVTSFEFDLHEVGPEVLFGPIVYPYEDAPDLLARYEEFTRDVPRECAVWANSVAAPPLPFIPEDVHGTTVLVLMGFYAGNLDEGEAVLEPLREFGDPIADAVEPTRYTEAQRLMDDLYVEGARNYWKAPNFRALGEGTIDTIVEYAERAPTPQSEILIHQVGGAVNDVPSDATAYPHRDTEFIVSVAARWEEPTKDDVCIEWVRACHDALAEGATGGTYVNFEGDHEGRERNAYGENYDRLVEAKNEYDPENRFRLNQNVKPADYSSN, encoded by the coding sequence ATGAGTCTCAACGCTCCGGTCGACGAGTCCGAATACGAAACGCTCGATCACCAGATCCACGGTGCGGTGCTCCAGCCCGGAGACGACGGCTACGACGAGGCCCGATCGATCTGGAACGCGACGATCGACCGGGAACCGGCCGTCGTCGTCCGCCCTACCGGGACAGCCGACGTGGTGACTGCGGTGGCGTTCGCCCGCAAGTACGATCTTCCACTCTCCGTCAAAGGCGGCGGCCACAACGTCGCCGGCAACGCCATCTGTGACGACGGTCTCACGATCGACTTCTCCTCGATGACGTCGGTGCGGGTCGATCCCGAAGCCCAGACCGCCCGCGTCGGGCCCGGTGCGACGATGGCCGACCTCGACCACGAGACCCAGGCGTTCGGTCTGGCGACGCCCGGCGGCGTCATCTCGACGACCGGCGTCGCTGGCGTCACGCTCGGCGGCGGGATCGGCTGGCTCAGCCGTAAGTACGGCCTCTCGATCGACAACCTTCGGTCGGTCGACGTCGTCACCGCGGACGGGGAGCCCGTCCGCGCCAGCGATGAGGAGAACCAGGAGCTCTTCTGGGCGATCCGCGGCGGGAGCGGCAACTTCGGGATCGTCACGTCGTTCGAGTTCGACCTCCACGAGGTCGGCCCCGAGGTACTCTTCGGACCGATCGTCTACCCGTACGAGGACGCACCCGACCTGCTCGCCCGCTACGAGGAGTTCACGCGAGACGTACCCCGGGAGTGCGCCGTCTGGGCGAACAGCGTGGCGGCGCCGCCGCTCCCGTTCATTCCCGAAGACGTTCACGGTACCACGGTTCTCGTACTGATGGGGTTCTACGCCGGCAATCTCGACGAGGGTGAGGCGGTGCTCGAACCGCTCCGCGAGTTCGGCGATCCTATCGCCGACGCCGTCGAACCGACGCGCTATACGGAGGCCCAGCGCCTCATGGACGATCTGTACGTCGAGGGCGCCCGAAACTACTGGAAGGCGCCCAATTTCAGGGCGCTCGGCGAAGGGACGATCGACACCATCGTCGAGTACGCCGAACGGGCCCCGACCCCGCAATCCGAGATCCTCATCCACCAGGTCGGCGGGGCCGTTAACGACGTTCCCTCGGACGCGACCGCATACCCGCACCGGGACACGGAGTTCATCGTCAGCGTCGCCGCCCGATGGGAAGAGCCGACGAAAGACGACGTCTGCATCGAGTGGGTGCGAGCGTGCCACGACGCGCTCGCCGAAGGTGCGACCGGCGGGACGTACGTCAACTTCGAGGGCGACCATGAAGGCCGCGAGCGGAACGCGTACGGCGAGAACTACGACCGACTCGTCGAGGCGAAAAACGAGTACGACCCGGAGAACCGCTTCCGGCTGAATCAGAACGTGAAGCCAGCAGACTATAGTAGCAACTGA
- the panB gene encoding 3-methyl-2-oxobutanoate hydroxymethyltransferase has protein sequence MPTVRDLRAKAGDEPITMLTAYDAPTAAIVDDAGVDVILVGDSVGNATLGHETTLPVSVDGMAHHVGAVSRATEDALVVADMPFLSFGVDEKDSLENAGRMLKEEGAEAVKIESGPHTIDLTEKMVQLGIPVMAHLGLTPQHVNQYGGYPRQGTDRKAADRILELAQAHAEAGAFSLVLEHVPSNLAAEVTDAIDIPTIGIGAGPDCDGQVLVINDAVGLSEWSPSFSKQFGAVREEMECAVDDYVSAVESGSFPADEHSHEESDLDEFY, from the coding sequence ATGCCTACCGTACGGGACCTCAGGGCAAAGGCGGGGGACGAACCGATCACCATGCTGACGGCGTACGACGCGCCGACGGCCGCGATCGTCGACGATGCGGGAGTCGACGTCATCCTCGTCGGAGACAGCGTCGGGAACGCGACGCTGGGCCACGAGACGACGCTCCCGGTGTCGGTCGACGGCATGGCCCACCACGTCGGGGCCGTCTCCCGGGCGACCGAGGACGCGCTGGTCGTGGCCGACATGCCCTTCCTCTCGTTCGGCGTCGACGAGAAAGACAGTCTGGAGAACGCCGGCCGGATGCTCAAAGAGGAGGGCGCGGAGGCCGTCAAGATCGAGAGCGGGCCCCACACGATCGACCTGACCGAGAAGATGGTCCAGCTGGGCATCCCGGTGATGGCCCACCTCGGCCTGACGCCACAGCACGTCAACCAGTACGGCGGCTACCCGCGACAGGGGACCGATCGGAAGGCCGCGGACCGGATCCTCGAACTCGCGCAGGCCCACGCCGAGGCCGGCGCGTTCTCGCTCGTACTGGAGCACGTCCCGTCGAACCTCGCGGCCGAGGTCACCGACGCGATCGACATCCCGACCATCGGGATCGGTGCCGGACCGGACTGTGACGGACAGGTGCTCGTGATCAACGACGCCGTCGGGCTGAGCGAGTGGTCGCCCTCGTTCTCGAAGCAGTTCGGCGCGGTCCGCGAGGAGATGGAATGCGCCGTCGACGACTACGTCTCGGCCGTCGAGTCCGGCTCGTTCCCCGCCGACGAACACAGCCACGAGGAGAGCGATCTCGACGAATTCTACTGA
- a CDS encoding DUF7511 domain-containing protein: MSTTQPPRDLGPGSDHTARFQHVTVDEGDLAACTIFPREMDENAMATQWITASGDSFVSLRECR; encoded by the coding sequence ATGTCCACGACGCAACCGCCCCGGGATCTCGGTCCGGGGTCCGATCACACGGCCCGTTTCCAGCACGTGACCGTCGACGAGGGCGACCTCGCAGCGTGTACGATCTTTCCACGGGAGATGGACGAGAACGCGATGGCGACCCAGTGGATCACCGCCAGCGGCGACTCGTTCGTCTCGCTTCGCGAGTGCCGGTAG
- a CDS encoding alpha/beta fold hydrolase, which translates to MATVTHHGRETAYDVTDRSGGGPPICFVHGSGGSRDAWSPQRQLADRAPIVRVDLSGHGKSADIDAEPGYVTLSAYADDVIAVAEATDARVLVGNSLGGAVVQHVLLERDFQPNAAVLTGTGARLGVLEDLLVWLEEDFERAVDFLHDPDRLFHDPDPEITERSKERMYATGQAVTRRDFLTCHEFDVRDRVAEIDVPTLAVYGEYDQLTPPWFHEYLADEIDDGTIAEIDDAAHLAMLERPDAFNAAVADFLDSIDW; encoded by the coding sequence ATGGCAACGGTTACTCACCACGGCCGGGAGACGGCCTACGACGTGACGGATCGGAGCGGCGGTGGGCCGCCGATCTGCTTCGTCCACGGAAGCGGCGGGTCGCGCGACGCATGGAGTCCGCAACGACAGCTGGCCGATCGCGCACCGATCGTTCGCGTCGACCTGAGCGGGCACGGAAAGTCGGCGGACATCGACGCCGAACCGGGGTACGTTACGCTCTCGGCGTACGCGGACGACGTCATCGCCGTCGCGGAGGCCACGGACGCCCGGGTGCTCGTCGGGAACTCCCTCGGTGGAGCGGTCGTCCAGCACGTGTTGCTCGAACGCGACTTCCAGCCGAACGCGGCCGTCCTCACCGGCACCGGTGCGCGACTCGGCGTCCTCGAGGATCTCCTCGTCTGGCTCGAGGAGGACTTCGAACGGGCCGTCGACTTTCTCCACGACCCCGATCGTCTTTTTCACGACCCCGATCCGGAGATTACAGAGCGATCGAAAGAGCGGATGTACGCGACCGGCCAGGCGGTGACCCGACGGGACTTCTTGACCTGCCACGAGTTCGACGTTCGCGATCGCGTCGCCGAGATCGACGTCCCCACGCTCGCGGTCTACGGCGAGTACGACCAGTTGACGCCGCCGTGGTTCCACGAGTACCTCGCGGACGAGATCGACGACGGAACCATTGCCGAGATCGACGACGCGGCCCACCTCGCGATGCTCGAACGACCCGACGCGTTCAACGCGGCCGTCGCGGACTTCCTCGACTCGATCGACTGGTGA
- a CDS encoding DUF7127 family protein — protein sequence MTLEQFTREDGQVARQYEYDDETVVAVDFGAARTDASVDLVDDTVIVVVDDDQYEFELPVDADDAHTFMQNGVLTVEMEGHR from the coding sequence ATGACACTCGAACAATTCACTCGCGAAGACGGGCAGGTCGCCCGGCAGTACGAGTACGACGACGAGACGGTCGTGGCCGTCGACTTCGGTGCGGCCCGGACCGACGCGTCCGTCGACCTCGTCGACGATACCGTTATCGTCGTGGTCGACGACGACCAGTACGAGTTCGAACTGCCGGTCGACGCGGACGACGCGCACACGTTTATGCAAAACGGCGTGCTCACTGTCGAAATGGAGGGCCACCGATGA